TGCTTTTCTGGATGCTGCAACCACAGGCATGACCTTCACAAGAACCCAATCTGATATATCATCTGTGGTGGTATATTTACTCAGGTCAAATTCCTCTTgctcctgttctgaggtcagtaacacaaacaccagagcagaCCACTGTGAAGGAGACAGTTTACTTTGTCTTCCAGATTTCAGGTAGTGTTGGATTTCCTCCACTAGGGAATTATCactcagttcattcagacagtggaacagattgatggatttctctgtcGGAAGGTCTCTACTTATCATCTTCTTAACATACTGAACTGTTTCCTCTTTTCTGTGGGAGTTACTTCCTGTATTTGTTACTAGGTGATGTAAGAGTTTctgattggactccagtgagagacccagaaggaagcgaaGGAAAAGGTCCAGATGTCCAGTTTCACTTTTTACAGCCTGATCTATTGCACTCTTGTGGACATCATCTAAGGCTTTAATTTCTTTCATCTCCAGATCTTCAGTCTCTTTAagaacatttctcttctctttcatgaaggtcaggtgcacatacagagctgcgagatgctcctgaacactcagatgaacaaagcagtacactttactgtggtgaagcccaaactcctctctgaagatctgagtacacacacctgagtacactgctgcttctgtcacatcaataccacactctctcaggtcttcatcatagaagatcaggttcccTTTCCTCAGCTGCTGAAAAGCCAGTTGTCCCAGTTTAAGAAGcatttcttcatcactctccTGCTTCTTTGGGAATTTTTCTCTTatgatgtttgtctgaatgatgaggaagtgtgtgtacatttgagtcagagtcttggggatctctccactctctgcttcacccaacattctctctagaacagtggctgaaatccagcagaagactggtatgtgacacatgatgtagaggcttcttaatgacttcaggtgtgtgatgatattattggccaggctctgatcactgatcctcttcctgaagtactcctccttCTGTGGGTCATTGAACCCTCGTATCTCTGTGACTCGATTAAACCACTCAGAGGGGATTTGATCAGCTGctgcaggtctggaggtgatccagatgagagcagagggaagcagattccctttgatcaggtttatcagcagcacaggcactgatgctgattcagttacatcacacactctcactgtgttctggaaATCTAGAGGAAAACGACACTCGTCCAATCcgtcaaaaatgaacagaaccttCTCCAAActggacatttctgtttctttggtTTCCTTAAAAAAGACACGAAGGAGCTCCATCAGACTCAGTTTCAGGTCCTTCATCAagttcagctctctgaaaggaagtggaaatatgaggtggacgtcctgatttacttctccttcagcccagtccagaatgaacttctgcacagagactgtttttccgaTGCCAGCGACTCCTTtcgtcagcacagttctgattgGTTCGTCTTGTTCAGGTAAAAGCTTAAAGATGTCATTGCATCTGATtggtgtttcctctgttgttgTTCTCCTGGATGCTGCTTcgatctgtctcacctcatgttcattattgacatctccactgtctccttctgtgatgtagagctctgtgtagatctcattcaggagTGTTGGGGCTGTTGGGTTTATTATCACTccattcaaacactgaaacttcTTCTTCAGATTTAACTTGAAGGTTTTCTGGAATTCAGTGACAGCATTTTCTGGTTCGTGCCTGTGATTgggtgaagtaaaaaaaaaaagtgaagttaCTAGACTTTAAGATCATGCTTTTTTACATAACTTACATAATCTTTGTTCTCTATGTATTTGCCttgccttattttttttttgcaatgtaaTCAATCCTTATGTTGTGTCAGTAGagagatttatatataataccAGTGTATCAAATT
The Tachysurus fulvidraco isolate hzauxx_2018 chromosome 7, HZAU_PFXX_2.0, whole genome shotgun sequence DNA segment above includes these coding regions:
- the LOC113640140 gene encoding NLR family CARD domain-containing protein 3-like isoform X1, which codes for METSHLDTDNGIPAAKYRKLPIKRSDSPTPSCARSDVSMEKPFNFKGQVFPPVHSVQVKNFFKSEDRTETSITTDPGHEPENAVTEFQKTFKLNLKKKFQCLNGVIINPTAPTLLNEIYTELYITEGDSGDVNNEHEVRQIEAASRRTTTEETPIRCNDIFKLLPEQDEPIRTVLTKGVAGIGKTVSVQKFILDWAEGEVNQDVHLIFPLPFRELNLMKDLKLSLMELLRVFFKETKETEMSSLEKVLFIFDGLDECRFPLDFQNTVRVCDVTESASVPVLLINLIKGNLLPSALIWITSRPAAADQIPSEWFNRVTEIRGFNDPQKEEYFRKRISDQSLANNIITHLKSLRSLYIMCHIPVFCWISATVLERMLGEAESGEIPKTLTQMYTHFLIIQTNIIREKFPKKQESDEEMLLKLGQLAFQQLRKGNLIFYDEDLRECGIDVTEAAVYSGVCTQIFREEFGLHHSKVYCFVHLSVQEHLAALYVHLTFMKEKRNVLKETEDLEMKEIKALDDVHKSAIDQAVKSETGHLDLFLRFLLGLSLESNQKLLHHLVTNTGSNSHRKEETVQYVKKMISRDLPTEKSINLFHCLNELSDNSLVEEIQHYLKSGRQSKLSPSQWSALVFVLLTSEQEQEEFDLSKYTTTDDISDWVLVKVMPVVAASRKAFIRCGTIKGKSWNALDSVLRSETSKLRELHLSVSTIYLSQNKVGNSGLKRLSAILEDPHCEVEALRLQLCGVSDDGCAALASALRSNPSHLRELDLSNNNLGDAGVKSLSALLENPHCKLEILGLCDCGVSDEGCAALTSALRSNPSHLRELHLSRNNVGDSGVKSLSAVLENPHCKLETLSVLFLCRLQRCGVSDVGCAALASALRSNPSHLRELNLSQNKLRDSGVKSVSALLENPHCKLEILRLFNCDIADEGCAALASALRSNPSHLRELHLSENKFKDSGVKCLCAGLENPLCQLETLRLCGCGVSDEGCAFLTSALSSNPLHLRELELQGNQVGDSGKNRLSALQDDERYMLQDLTW
- the LOC113640140 gene encoding NLR family CARD domain-containing protein 3-like isoform X3 translates to METSHLDTDNGIPAAKYRKLPIKRSDSPTPSCARSDVSMEKPFNFKGQVFPPVHSVQVKNFFKSEDRTETSITTDPGHEPENAVTEFQKTFKLNLKKKFQCLNGVIINPTAPTLLNEIYTELYITEGDSGDVNNEHEVRQIEAASRRTTTEETPIRCNDIFKLLPEQDEPIRTVLTKGVAGIGKTVSVQKFILDWAEGEVNQDVHLIFPLPFRELNLMKDLKLSLMELLRVFFKETKETEMSSLEKVLFIFDGLDECRFPLDFQNTVRVCDVTESASVPVLLINLIKGNLLPSALIWITSRPAAADQIPSEWFNRVTEIRGFNDPQKEEYFRKRISDQSLANNIITHLKSLRSLYIMCHIPVFCWISATVLERMLGEAESGEIPKTLTQMYTHFLIIQTNIIREKFPKKQESDEEMLLKLGQLAFQQLRKGNLIFYDEDLRECGIDVTEAAVYSGVCTQIFREEFGLHHSKVYCFVHLSVQEHLAALYVHLTFMKEKRNVLKETEDLEMKEIKALDDVHKSAIDQAVKSETGHLDLFLRFLLGLSLESNQKLLHHLVTNTGSNSHRKEETVQYVKKMISRDLPTEKSINLFHCLNELSDNSLVEEIQHYLKSGRQSKLSPSQWSALVFVLLTSEQEQEEFDLSKYTTTDDISDWVLVKVMPVVAASRKAFIRCGTIKGKSWNALDSVLRSETSKLRELHLSVSTIYLSQNKVGNSGLKRLSAILEDPHCEVEALRLQLCGVSDDGCAALASALRSNPSHLRELDLSNNNLGDAGVKSLSALLENPHCKLEILGLCDCGVSDEGCAALTSALRSNPSHLRELHLSRNNVGDSGVKSLSAVLENPHCKLETLRLFNCDIADEGCAALASALRSNPSHLRELHLSENKFKDSGVKCLCAGLENPLCQLETLRLCGCGVSDEGCAFLTSALSSNPLHLRELELQGNQVGDSGKNRLSALQDDERYMLQDLTW
- the LOC113640140 gene encoding NLR family CARD domain-containing protein 3-like isoform X2, with the protein product METSHLDTDNGIPAAKYRKLPIKRSDSPTPSCARSDVSMEKPFNFKGQVFPPVHSVQVKNFFKSEDRTETSITTDPGHEPENAVTEFQKTFKLNLKKKFQCLNGVIINPTAPTLLNEIYTELYITEGDSGDVNNEHEVRQIEAASRRTTTEETPIRCNDIFKLLPEQDEPIRTVLTKGVAGIGKTVSVQKFILDWAEGEVNQDVHLIFPLPFRELNLMKDLKLSLMELLRVFFKETKETEMSSLEKVLFIFDGLDECRFPLDFQNTVRVCDVTESASVPVLLINLIKGNLLPSALIWITSRPAAADQIPSEWFNRVTEIRGFNDPQKEEYFRKRISDQSLANNIITHLKSLRSLYIMCHIPVFCWISATVLERMLGEAESGEIPKTLTQMYTHFLIIQTNIIREKFPKKQESDEEMLLKLGQLAFQQLRKGNLIFYDEDLRECGIDVTEAAVYSGVCTQIFREEFGLHHSKVYCFVHLSVQEHLAALYVHLTFMKEKRNVLKETEDLEMKEIKALDDVHKSAIDQAVKSETGHLDLFLRFLLGLSLESNQKLLHHLVTNTGSNSHRKEETVQYVKKMISRDLPTEKSINLFHCLNELSDNSLVEEIQHYLKSGRQSKLSPSQWSALVFVLLTSEQEQEEFDLSKYTTTDDISDWVLVKVMPVVAASRKAFIRCGTIKGKSWNALDSVLRSETSKLRELHLSVSTIYLSQNKVGNSGLKRLSAILEDPHCEVEALRLQLCGVSDDGCAALASALRSNPSHLRELDLSNNNLGDAGVKSLSALLENPHCKLEILGLCDCGVSDEGCAALTSALRSNPSHLRELHLSRNNVGDSGVKSLSAVLENPHCKLETLRLQRCGVSDVGCAALASALRSNPSHLRELNLSQNKLRDSGVKSVSALLENPHCKLEILRLFNCDIADEGCAALASALRSNPSHLRELHLSENKFKDSGVKCLCAGLENPLCQLETLRLCGCGVSDEGCAFLTSALSSNPLHLRELELQGNQVGDSGKNRLSALQDDERYMLQDLTW